One region of Candidatus Angelobacter sp. genomic DNA includes:
- a CDS encoding glycoside hydrolase family 130 protein, giving the protein MKAPILHRSKIVLHSDHKRVLMRPLNIVTDERAVKICARVMVLPETEVRALIDDVLAEFDERHVKIRDFLKRRYEQVRRWLPTDQKLSEERELLIGAYFTHEYSFEAAALFNPSIVPHPDQSDLGDGSLRFILSLRATGEGHISSVTFRTGILDAKNNITINEPTRYNLEALSVPNVSYEKGLFERKLKELGLASDFSHQVLQNVNDVFTLEELRNSISLSMKQFQVHDQEIEATGRKILTLAQSNYEVQFPPESRLSERVLFPVTPSQSNGIEDARFVQFHNADGSRMYYATYTAYDGRFILPQLLETSDFLHFKFNTLNGPAVQNKGMALFPRHINGQYAMLGRQDHENLYIMFSDHLHFWHTTQPLLKPAFSWEYIQIGNCGSPIETEAGWLVLSHGVGPMRKYCIGAFLLDLDDPAKVIARTREPLIKPDAHEREGYVPNVVYSCGSLLRGRQLVLPYAMSDYATTFATVSLDEVLAAME; this is encoded by the coding sequence ATGAAGGCGCCGATTCTCCACCGTTCCAAAATCGTGCTGCACTCGGACCACAAACGGGTGCTGATGCGGCCGCTCAACATCGTCACCGATGAACGCGCCGTGAAAATTTGCGCGCGCGTCATGGTCCTGCCCGAAACCGAGGTCCGCGCGCTGATCGACGACGTGCTGGCCGAATTCGACGAACGCCATGTAAAAATCCGCGACTTCCTCAAGCGCCGGTATGAGCAGGTCCGCCGCTGGCTGCCGACCGATCAGAAACTCTCCGAGGAGCGCGAGTTGCTCATCGGCGCGTATTTCACGCACGAGTATTCTTTTGAGGCGGCCGCGCTCTTCAATCCGTCCATCGTCCCCCACCCCGACCAGTCCGATCTGGGAGACGGCTCGTTGCGCTTCATCCTGAGCCTGCGCGCCACGGGTGAAGGACACATTTCCTCCGTCACCTTCCGCACCGGCATTCTCGACGCGAAAAACAACATCACCATCAATGAACCGACGCGCTATAACCTTGAGGCATTGTCCGTTCCAAACGTCTCGTATGAAAAAGGCCTCTTCGAGAGGAAACTCAAGGAACTCGGTCTCGCAAGCGATTTCAGCCACCAGGTCCTGCAAAACGTCAACGACGTGTTCACGCTCGAGGAATTGCGCAACAGCATCAGCCTCTCCATGAAACAATTTCAGGTGCATGATCAGGAAATCGAGGCGACCGGAAGAAAAATCCTGACACTCGCGCAGTCCAATTACGAAGTGCAATTCCCGCCTGAATCGCGGTTGTCCGAACGCGTGCTGTTTCCCGTCACGCCGTCGCAGAGCAACGGCATCGAGGACGCTCGTTTCGTCCAGTTTCACAACGCCGACGGTTCAAGGATGTACTATGCCACCTACACCGCCTACGACGGCCGGTTCATCCTGCCGCAACTTCTGGAAACGTCCGACTTCCTGCATTTCAAGTTCAACACGCTCAACGGCCCGGCGGTGCAGAACAAGGGCATGGCGCTCTTCCCGCGGCACATCAACGGCCAGTACGCCATGTTGGGCCGCCAGGATCACGAAAACCTTTACATCATGTTTTCCGATCACCTGCACTTCTGGCACACCACGCAGCCGCTTCTGAAACCCGCGTTCTCGTGGGAATACATCCAGATCGGCAACTGCGGATCGCCCATTGAGACCGAGGCCGGCTGGCTGGTCCTCAGTCACGGCGTCGGACCGATGCGCAAATACTGCATCGGCGCGTTTCTGCTCGACCTCGACGACCCGGCAAAGGTCATCGCCCGCACACGCGAGCCGCTCATCAAGCCGGATGCGCACGAGCGAGAGGGCTACGTGCCCAACGTCGTTTATTCCTGCGGAAGCCTTCTGCGCGGCCGTCAGTTGGTTCTCCCCTACGCGATGTCGGATTACGCGACCACGTTCGCCACCGTTTCGCTCGACGAAGTGCTGGCGGCGATGGAATAG